CATCGGTATCGGCGTTCATGTCAGCGGGGCGATTGTCGCCATCGCGCACGGTGGTCACGTCGTCCTGATACCAATCGAGGCCATACACCCATTGGGCGCCCAGGCCCTCGGTGGCATTGGTAACGGCAATGCCGGTGGTGTTGATCTCAGTACTGTCATTTTGACCGTCGACTCCCATGGTGGGGCGGAATTCGTCGAACTGGGTCTCGTTGCGGTACAGGGTTATCTTGGTGGTGTGGCTGGCGGCACCGCTGGTGTACTTGCTTTTACCGGCTTGTATCAGATAGTTCGCGGTCACATTCTGGTCGGTGATATCGCGCTCCACCAGCGGTGAACTGCTACCTACATTCGTGTTGGGGTTGGAGGGAACGCCTTCCTCGCGGTTGCTGTGACGCAGGGCAATATCGAAACGCTGGTTGTCGCTGATCTGGAAGCCGCCGCGAGCGAGCAGTGCGGTGTTTTCACTGGCGCTGTTTTCCAGTGTTTCGCCGCCGCCGATTTCAACATGGTCGTTTTCTGAAACAGAGCCGTTTACCAGGTAATCGAAGTCGCCAGACTTGCCATAGACAGCTGCGGTGGTCTCGGTGGAGTCACCATTGGTGCCCAGTTCTTCTTTCAGGTAACCGCCGACGGCCTGGCCGTTTTTCAGCAGATCGCCGGCATTTTTGGTAGTCAGAGCCACCACGCCGCCAATGGCGCCGGAACCCCACAGGCTGGACGCCGGGCCTTTCTTCACTTCTACCTGCTTGAGCAGTTCCGGGTCCAGTTGATAGGTACCGCGGTGGCCGGAATTGAAGTTCTGGCGCGCACCGTCGATGGTCTGCAGCACGCGTACACCGGACAGGCCGCGAATGTTCGGGGCCTGGTTCGAGTAGCGGGGCCCGCCTACCACTTCGATATTCGGTTCATATTTCAGCGCCTGGGCAATGGATTCCGGCTGTTGCTCTTCCAGCTGCACGCGCTCAACGACAACGGTGCTTTCATCCTTTTCTTTCGCAGCTGGGTTGCGGTCTGCGGCGACCAGTACTTCGCCAAACTGGATAACCGGTTGATCGTCGCTATTGCTGTCCTGTGCCAGGGCGCCTGAGGCGCCCAGTGCCAGTACGGCTGCTGCCAGCGGATTGAGTGTCAGTGTATTACCTGCGCGTGCTGCCTTGAATTGGCCCATGTCGGTGCCCCCTTTTTGATGATTCCTGTCGATGCGGTGCGCCCGGCGCCAGTCATGTTCGTTTTATGCACTGGCGGCCTGGTACGTCTGTGCCGAATGATAGTGCTGGATATCGATATTGTAAATACGAACTATTATCGTTTGATATTGTATCTGCAGGTTGCTAACCTTCGTTGCGCACTCTGGCAGTTGGGGCTGGGGTGCTTGTAGCGGGCCTTATGGCAGGGGATGCATAAAGCAAGGCGAGCAGGTAATCACCACCGAACAGACGTACACAGGCTGATTCCCAGAGAGACTGATACAAAGAGAGAGTGGCTACTTTCGTGAAAGCCCGGTTGTCCATCATGTTGTTCATCTCGCTGGCCCTGCATGGCTGGTTGTTGTGGGCTGCGCCTGCGCCGGAAATGAAGGCGCCCGGCGGTGCCGTGGCACTGAAGCTGGGGCAACTACGCCTGGCGGCATCGCACATGGCCGCCGTGGCACCGACGGAAAGCGCGTTGGCGGAGCCAGCTTCCCACGCTGTACCAGAAAAACAGCAGCCGTCAGAAAAACCGAAAGCGCACAAGCCGCGCCAGAACGTGGTGAAAAACCAGAAAACAGCGCAAAAACAGCCGCGTAAAGAACAGCCCCCGAAGTCCACTAGGCCCGTACCGCCGGCGAGCGAGTCTGTGCCGGAAGCAGACGTCGATCCGCCGTCGGATTCGCAGTCGTCCCCGGCTGCGAGTGCACGGCAGAACACGCAGCTGAGTGTGAGCGACGAGCCCGTGCTGGTAGAGCGCCCGGCGTTTGCCAGCCCGCCCGCCGCACCGGCGTATCCGGAGCTGGCGCGACAGCGTCGACAGCAGGGCACGGTGGTGGTGGAAGTTCAGCTGGACCGCAATGGTGCGCAGGTGATGCGCAGCCTGTTGCAATCTTCCGGGATCGACAGCCTGGATGAGGCGGCGTTGACGGCGGTAAAGAACTGGGAGTTTCTGCCTTATCGGGAAAACGGTCGCACGCGCTTGTCGCGGGTGCGCCTGCCGATCCGGTTTTCCCTGTGACCACTTGCCAGTAGATAGAGTTGGAAAAGCAAATTATGTTCGAACATCAAAACTGGTCTGAATTCTTTGTCCAGCTGGGCCCCATGGGGTGGCCGCTGCTGATCCTCTCCGCGCTCACCGTGGCGCTGCTGGGCGAGCGCCTGTGGTTCCTGGTATCTACCGGGCACCGGGGCATCACCGGCGCTTTCAGGCGTCTCCAGTGCACCGGGGAGGCCGGGCTGGATCGCCTCGGTGAGCAGTGCAGCAATGAGCGTGCGCTGGCGAGCCGCGCCACCGCTTTGTTGTTGCAGCATCGCAATGCGGAGAAGGTGCAGCGGGAAGAAGTGGCCGCCGTCTGGCTGCAGGATCAGCGCCGCCAGTTGCACAGTGGTCTGCGCCTGTTGATGGTGGTCGGTATCGTCAGCCCGCTGGTGGGGCTGCTGGGTACGGTACTGGGCCTGATCGGCATGTTTGCGGGTCTTTCCGGCAGCAACGATCCGGTCACTCCGGCGCTGTTGGCCGACGGCCTGGGGATGGCGATGAACACCACCGCCGCGGGCCTGATCGTGGCGCTGCCGGCGATCTCCGGCGCGCACCTGCTGGCCATGTGGAGTGACCGCACCGTGGCGGATCTCGAGCACCTGTTCAATCGCGGCAACCTGTGGCTGGAAGGGCTCGACCCCTGTGCCTGCAGGCGCGAACTGGCGGTGCAGAAACGCCGTCGGGACTGTGAACTGGCAGTGTCCGCGTCGTGATCAATATCAATCCCCCCGATCGACGGGAGTTTTCCCTGGCTAACCTGGCACCGGACCTGACGCCGCTGCTGGATATCATCTTTATCGTGCTGGTATTTCTGCTGTTGACCGCCAATATGCGGTTTTCCTCGCTGCCCATGGATCTCCCGGCCAGCGAGCGTGTATCAGAAGCCATGCCCACAGATCCGCTGACCATTTCCCTGTCCAATCGCGGCCCCGACCTGTGGGGACTGGGGGATCGGGGCTACAGTGATCGGGAAACTTTTGAGCGGGCATTGACGGCGGCACTGGTAGCAGACCCGACGCGGCCGGTGGCGCTCGCCAGCGACCGCAACGTGCCGGTACAGCGCATGCTCGACCTGTTTGCGCTGCTGCAGGAGCAGGGCGTGGAAGTGGCCGAAATCGCGCTACAGTCCACTGCATCGAATACGTCAACTGCAAACGGGCAATAGCGCCAAACCGACAATAGAAAGAAGCTACTGGAATCAAATCACTCGACCGGATTCACACCATGACTCGACTTAACAGACGCGCCTTTGCACGAATCTTCCAGACTCAAAATATCCACACTCAAATCATCCGGCAATGTATCGCGATTGTCGCGTTGCTGTTTTCCTGCAGTGCCAGCGCGACAGCGCCCGAGCGGGTGATCAGTGCAGGTCATTCGATTACCGAGCTGGTACTGGCGCTGGGTAGTGGCGACAGCCTGATTGCGGTGGACTCTTCCACCCGCCTGCCGGCGGATTTCAAGAAAGTGCCTGTTGTGGGCTACTACCGGCAGTTGCCGGTGGAGGGGCTGCTGGCGCAGAACCCGCAACTGCTGATTGGCGGCGAGCATATGGGCCCACCCAATACGCTCACGCTGCTGGAAAATTCCGGCGTAAAAATCCTGCAATTGCCGGAGGCGGAAAACGGCGCACAGTTGCTGTCGAATATCGATCGACTCTCCGCGGTGCTGGAAAAACCGGCGGCGGATATCAAGCAGCGGGTAGCCGCGCAATTGGCGTCCCTGAAGCAAGCGCGCGCGGCGCTGGGTAAGCCGCCGCGGATTCTGTTTGTGCGTGCGCAGCAGGGGCGCGGTGTGAAGGCGGCCGGTACCGGCACCAGTCCGGATAGCCTGATCCGGCTGGCGGGCGGTGTGAATGCGGTGGAGTTCGCCGGCTATAAACAACTGTCCGATGAGGCGCTGTTAGAACTGCGTCCGGACTGGATTCTGTTTTCCAGTGATCAGGCGGCGCAGTTGAAAGGGGGGGCGGCGTTGTTGGAGTGGCAGCCCTTGTTGAAGCTGACCCCGGCAGGTAAACAATCTGCCTTCTTTTCTGTTGATGGATATGCGCTGCTGGGTGGTATCGGTCTCGCCAGCCTGGATGAGGCGAAAAAGCTGAATAAAAAATTTGCCGGTCAGTAATGGCAATTTGTTGAGGTAACCCAGTGGAATTTCGCCTGAGTGATAAAAGCCTGCTACCGACGCTGGTCGCCCTGCTGTTGATAGGAAGCTGTGTTTCTCTCGGTATCGGTGCCATGACGATCAGCTGGCGGGATGTTCTTGCCGGTTTGATGGAGTGGAGCTGGCCCGGGCTGTTGAGTGTGGATGTGCCGGAACAGTACGCGCTGGTGCTCGGTGAGATTCGCCTGCCGCGATTGTTGTTGGGGTTGATTGTGGGCGGCACCCTCGGGGTCTGTGGCGCGGTGTTGCAGGGCATGTTCCGCAACCCCTTGGCGGAGCCAGGCATTATCGGTATTTCCTCCGGTGCGGCGGTGGGCGCGAGCATTGTACTGGTGTTCGGTAGTGTACTTACGGGTGTTCTCGGTGCGTGGATGGGAGGTTTTTTCGGAAAAATCCAGTGGCTGTTGCTGCCGGCCTTCGCCAGCTTTGGCGCCATTTTCGCTACTTGGCTGGTGTACGTTTTGGGTGACCGCGGACGCTCCGTGGTGATGATGTTGCTGGCGGGTATCGCGATCACCGCCCTGGCCGGAGCCACCCTCGGCATGTTTGCCTACGTGGCCACCGATACCGCGTTGCGGGATATGACCATGTGGCAGTTGGGCTCCCTATCTGGCGCTACATGGACCGGTGTGCTGGTGTCCGGAATTATTTTCGCCATCTGCGGTGGCCTGCTCTGGTCCCGGGCCAGCGATCTGAACGCGCTGTTGCTGGGGGAGTCGGAAGCCCGCCATCTGGGGGTGGATGTGGTCGGCCTCAAGCGACAGATCATCGTACTGAATGGTATTGCCATGGGCGCTGCGGTTTCCGTGTCGGGGGTTATCGGGTTTGTGGGATTGGTTGTGCCGCATATCGTGCGCCTGCTACGTGGGCCAGATCACCGTTTTCTGATTCCCTACAGCGCACTGCTCGGCGGATTGTTGCTGACGGTGGCAGACACCATTGCGCGTAGCGCTTTTGCACCAGCGGAAATGCCGGTGGGCATCGTCACCGCGCTGCTCGGTGCGCCTTTCTTCTTGTTCCTGCTGTGGCAACAGCGTCGACAGATTTTCTGAGCGGCGTGTTGAGTGAGAATGTGCCAATGCTGATTCGAATCTCCAATCTCTGCATCACCTATCCCCGAGCGCCGTCGCCGCTGCTGCAGGATATCAATCTGGGGTTCGCCGCCGGCCAGGTTACCGCGCTGCTCGGCCCCAATGGCTGCGGCAAAACCTCACTGCTGCGCGCCATCAGCGGCGAGTTGCCTCATAGCGGCAGTATCCAGCTGTTCGGCCGCCCCCAGGAAGCGTGGTATCGCACCCAGAAGGAGCACCGGCAATTGGCGCGTCGCTACGGATTGCTGCCTCAGCACTCCAATCTCAGTTTCGCGTTTACCTGTCGCGAAGTCGTGCAACTGGGCCTGGCGCCCGGCAGCCTGTCGGTGCGGGAGCAGGGGGAGCGTATCGAGCACTTCATGCAGCGTGCAGACGTCTGGCACC
The Microbulbifer celer DNA segment above includes these coding regions:
- a CDS encoding TonB-dependent hemoglobin/transferrin/lactoferrin family receptor, which gives rise to MGQFKAARAGNTLTLNPLAAAVLALGASGALAQDSNSDDQPVIQFGEVLVAADRNPAAKEKDESTVVVERVQLEEQQPESIAQALKYEPNIEVVGGPRYSNQAPNIRGLSGVRVLQTIDGARQNFNSGHRGTYQLDPELLKQVEVKKGPASSLWGSGAIGGVVALTTKNAGDLLKNGQAVGGYLKEELGTNGDSTETTAAVYGKSGDFDYLVNGSVSENDHVEIGGGETLENSASENTALLARGGFQISDNQRFDIALRHSNREEGVPSNPNTNVGSSSPLVERDITDQNVTANYLIQAGKSKYTSGAASHTTKITLYRNETQFDEFRPTMGVDGQNDSTEINTTGIAVTNATEGLGAQWVYGLDWYQDDVTTVRDGDNRPADMNADTDVLGLYAQADFTFADVLTLTPGVRYDRFEAESDQLTDSARDDSAVSPSFAASVKAAEWMTLTASYARAFRAPGTDEMYTQGTHFCYFPGVCNTFVPNPDLAAEEAQNSELRADFSFSGLVTESDQLTASATVFRNKVDNFIEQLVVNPHPNFFFPMNTTYQNVDEAELKGFELGANYRVNDLALGLSYGQTEGKDLSDGSYLSNIPADKWVLDLGYYFLQRDVKTGLRTSVVSAQDELPSEETRTFDSYTLADAYVTWEPATGNLNGLKLGLALDNLTDEEYRVAFQELYMPGRNIKLSASYRF
- a CDS encoding energy transducer TonB yields the protein MLFISLALHGWLLWAAPAPEMKAPGGAVALKLGQLRLAASHMAAVAPTESALAEPASHAVPEKQQPSEKPKAHKPRQNVVKNQKTAQKQPRKEQPPKSTRPVPPASESVPEADVDPPSDSQSSPAASARQNTQLSVSDEPVLVERPAFASPPAAPAYPELARQRRQQGTVVVEVQLDRNGAQVMRSLLQSSGIDSLDEAALTAVKNWEFLPYRENGRTRLSRVRLPIRFSL
- a CDS encoding MotA/TolQ/ExbB proton channel family protein gives rise to the protein MFEHQNWSEFFVQLGPMGWPLLILSALTVALLGERLWFLVSTGHRGITGAFRRLQCTGEAGLDRLGEQCSNERALASRATALLLQHRNAEKVQREEVAAVWLQDQRRQLHSGLRLLMVVGIVSPLVGLLGTVLGLIGMFAGLSGSNDPVTPALLADGLGMAMNTTAAGLIVALPAISGAHLLAMWSDRTVADLEHLFNRGNLWLEGLDPCACRRELAVQKRRRDCELAVSAS
- a CDS encoding ExbD/TolR family protein codes for the protein MININPPDRREFSLANLAPDLTPLLDIIFIVLVFLLLTANMRFSSLPMDLPASERVSEAMPTDPLTISLSNRGPDLWGLGDRGYSDRETFERALTAALVADPTRPVALASDRNVPVQRMLDLFALLQEQGVEVAEIALQSTASNTSTANGQ
- a CDS encoding heme/hemin ABC transporter substrate-binding protein, which encodes MTRLNRRAFARIFQTQNIHTQIIRQCIAIVALLFSCSASATAPERVISAGHSITELVLALGSGDSLIAVDSSTRLPADFKKVPVVGYYRQLPVEGLLAQNPQLLIGGEHMGPPNTLTLLENSGVKILQLPEAENGAQLLSNIDRLSAVLEKPAADIKQRVAAQLASLKQARAALGKPPRILFVRAQQGRGVKAAGTGTSPDSLIRLAGGVNAVEFAGYKQLSDEALLELRPDWILFSSDQAAQLKGGAALLEWQPLLKLTPAGKQSAFFSVDGYALLGGIGLASLDEAKKLNKKFAGQ
- a CDS encoding FecCD family ABC transporter permease encodes the protein MEFRLSDKSLLPTLVALLLIGSCVSLGIGAMTISWRDVLAGLMEWSWPGLLSVDVPEQYALVLGEIRLPRLLLGLIVGGTLGVCGAVLQGMFRNPLAEPGIIGISSGAAVGASIVLVFGSVLTGVLGAWMGGFFGKIQWLLLPAFASFGAIFATWLVYVLGDRGRSVVMMLLAGIAITALAGATLGMFAYVATDTALRDMTMWQLGSLSGATWTGVLVSGIIFAICGGLLWSRASDLNALLLGESEARHLGVDVVGLKRQIIVLNGIAMGAAVSVSGVIGFVGLVVPHIVRLLRGPDHRFLIPYSALLGGLLLTVADTIARSAFAPAEMPVGIVTALLGAPFFLFLLWQQRRQIF
- a CDS encoding heme ABC transporter ATP-binding protein; protein product: MLIRISNLCITYPRAPSPLLQDINLGFAAGQVTALLGPNGCGKTSLLRAISGELPHSGSIQLFGRPQEAWYRTQKEHRQLARRYGLLPQHSNLSFAFTCREVVQLGLAPGSLSVREQGERIEHFMQRADVWHLRDRLFPSLSGGEKQRVQLARVLSQLSLAERGDEKILLLDEPTSALDLKHQHQVLALARAIAGENTAVVAVLHDLNLAARYADRMVMLAEGRVQADGTPTELLQPELVEQVYGYRGQLVDVAGYRALL